The Polyangium aurulentum genomic interval CCGACTCGGGCAGCTCCCAGCCCACGTCGGCCGCCGCCGCGGAGCCGAGCAGCACGCGGTCGGGATCGAGCATCATCGCGGCCTCGACCGCGAGCCCTGCGCCACGGTCGAGCAAGAGCACGGCGCGCTGCGCCCCGGCGCTCTCGACGATCACCCGCAGCACTCGATCGAGCAGCGGCTCGAGGGCGACCTCGTCGGCGATGGCCTGCGTGGCGCGCATCATCGCGCGCAGATCGATGAGGCCCGGAGACGCCCCCACCTCGGCGGCGCGCGCGACGGACGCGGCCTTCGCGCGGCGCGGGAGCAGAAAGCCGTAGCGCTCGCGGAGCTGCTCGACCTTCGTGGTGGCGCCCCATCGCAGGTAGGCTTGATACGCCTCGGCCATGTACGCGCGCGCGACGGTGTCGCGGCGGCGGTCGAGGTGGAAACGCGCGGCGAGCTCGTTCGCGAGCGCCTCGTCGCGACAGACGCCGCTCTCGGCCGCTGCGCGGATGGCCTTCTCGAAGAGGGTCATGGCCGACAGCTCGTCCCCCGCGGCGCGCGCGCGCTCGGCCGAGACGAGGAGCCATTTGCGCTCGAAGTTTTCGGGGCAGAGCTCGGCGCTCCGGGCGAGGACGGCGATGTGCTCGTCCACCTGCGCGAGCCTCGCCGCCCGCTCGTCCGGCGCCGCCGTCCGATCGAGGAGTAGCGCGAGGGCGAAGTAAAACGAGTGATCGGTCGCAGCGAATTGCCCCGCGATGCTCGCCGTGCGGGCCGCGGCCTCGAGCGCATGGCGAGCGGCTGAGGGGAAATCCTCGTGCAGGAGCGACAGCTGCGTCCGCAGCGCGTGGTAGAGGAACGCCTCCCGCCGCGCGCTCGACGTCTCGAGCGAACGCGCGTACGAGGCCTCGTCGAACGTGTCGTCGGTGAGGCTCGTGCGTCCGCTCGTGCGCCCGAGCAGGCAGCGCGCGGTTTGCAGGCAGAGCAGGGCCGCCTGGCCGAGCGCGACGCGCCTGTCGCGGCTGCCTCGCACGAGGGCGAGGTGGCGCTCGGCCTCGTCGCAAGCGCGCGCGAGGTCGTCGCCGAGATCGAAGCGCGCGGCGAGCGTCTCTGCGGTCGCGAACGAAAGGCAAGGCAGATCCCCGCAAGCAATGGCCCCCTCGGCCGCGCGCAGGAAGTGGATGAGCGCGAGCCGGCGAGGTCGCCTCACGTGGCTCATCGCTCCGTACGTCAGGTGCACTCGGCACGCGAGGCGCCCTCCCCCGGGCTCCTCCTCGAGCGCGAGCGCGAGGTCGCCGAACGCGAGCCCCTCCTCCGGTCGATCCAGCCCCACCGCGAGCAGCATCCCGTAGGCCACGTAGGCGAAGGCCGAGGCCTCGACGTGGCCGTGGAGGATCGACAGCTCGACGAGCTCGACGATGATGAGCCTCGCCGCCGCCCCGCTCGCGATGTAGGCGGGCGTGAACAGCTCGTGCAGCAGATCCATCGCAGCCACCGTCGCGGGATCGCCCGCGCGGGGCTGGAAGACGAGCGAGGCGATGGTGCGTCCCTGGAGACGCTCGTCGATCGATCGGAGCTTCTTCGCGATGGCCGCGCGCTGCTCTTCTTCCTCCTCGGGCATCCTGATCCCGAGCAGCGCGAGGCCCTCGATGCCGGCCGCGAGCGCATCGAGCGGCCGCTGCCTGGCGACGAGCGCGGTGACGCGGAGCTTGCAGGCCATCGCCTGCTCGGTCGGCGTTCGCGCGCGTCGCGTCAGCTCCTCGTCGAGAGGGATCTCGGCGTCGGCCGGGCCGAACGCCACCGCGCACTCGCCCAGCTCGCAACGCAGGGTGAACCAGAGATCGTGCACGTCGTCGCGCTCGCCGATCGCGTCGAGGCCTGCCGCGAAGCAGTCCATCGCGTCGGCGAACGCCCCCGCGGCCTTGGCCCGCCGCCCTGCGAGAAGATCGAGCTTCGCGAGCGACAGCCGCTCCTCGGGATCGACGATCGCGCTCGCGCCGAGGTTCAACTGACGAACGGCGGCGAAGGGAGCCGCCTCGATGCCGCGACCTTCGCGCGCGACGAGCAGCCTGCCGATGCGCAGGTGCAGGGCCGGCCGCTCCTCTGCGGGCACGAAGGCCCCGGCGGCGTCGCGCACGTGCGCGTGCGAGAAGGCATAAGGGATCTCGCGGAGCGCCGCGGCCGAGGGCGGCCCGCCTTCCTCGACGACGGAGGCGAGGCAGTAGTCGCTCGAGAGCGGCAGCACGAGGCCCTCCTCGAGCGCGGGCCACAGCTCGACCGCGACCCGCGGCGCAGGCCGGCCCGCCGCGAGCGAGAGCGTGGCGAGATCGAACTGCTGACCAAGACAAGCGGCGAGCGCGACGAGCTCGCGGGCGCCCCGAGGGAGCGCCTCGATGCGCTCGCGGATGAAGTCCCGGGCCTCGGCGGCGCCGAGGCGCCTGCGCACGAGCTCGACATCCCAGGTGAACGCGCCCGCGCGCGTATCGAACCGGACGAACCCTTCGGCATGCAGCGCGCGGAGGACCTCGCGAAGGAAGAAGGGGCTGCCGTGCGTGGCGACGAGCAGCGCATCGGCGAGCGACGCGACGCGCTCTTCCGGCGCCCCGACCGCGTCCGCGAGGAGCCGGCGAACGGGCCCGATCGGCAGCGGCCCGAGCGCGATCTCCGTGACCCGCACGCTCCCCCGGCCCAGCTCGCGCAGATCGAGCGGCGAAGGGCGCGCCTCCTCCGCGCGATCGCGGTGCGCGACCACGAGCAAGAGGTGGCGCTGCGAGCCATCGGCGACGAGGGCGCGGACGAGGTCGATCGAGGTCCGGTCCGCGTCGTCCAGATCGTCGAGGAAGAGCACCACGGGCCGCTCGCGCGTGGCGGCGACCGCGAGCAGCGCGCGCACCTCGACGGCGAGCCTCTCCTGCGATTCGGTCGCCGGCAGCGGCACGGGCGGGGCTCGATCGCCGAGGGCCACCGCAAGCTCCGGGACGAGCTCGCCGAGCGCAGGCGCGCCGTGGGGCTCGAACGCGCGGAGCAGCTCCTCCACGAACACGCACACGGGCTCGGTCGGCCCTGCGAGGATCTGGCGCACGAGCGCCGAGAGCGCCGCCGACATGGCCGCGCAGGGCGCGCCCTTCGCGAGGGCGTCCGACCCTCCGGCGGCGAAATATCCCTTCCGCGCGACCGTCGGGCGCGACAGCTCGCGCACGAGCGCCGACTTGCCTGCGCCCCCGGGGCCCGTGACCACGACGAGCCCGAGCCGGCCCGAGACGGCGGCCTCGAATGCAGTGAACAGCTCGCGCCGCTCGGCCTCGCGGCCGTAGAGCTTCTGCGGCACCACGAGGTTCTCGCCGAGGTCGTGCGCCCCGAGCGGGAACGGCGCGACGAACCCGCGCTCCTCCCACTGCGCGGCGCATTCGGCGAGGTCGGCCTCGACGCCGCGGGCGCGTTGATAGCGGTCATCGGCGGACTTCGCGAGCAGCTTGATCACGATGTCCGAGGCCGCCCGGGGCAGGTCGGACGCAAGCTCGCGCGGCGGCGCGGGCGCGCGGGCGATGTGCGCGTGCACGAGGCCGAGCGGGTCGTCCATCGCGAAGGGCAGCGAGCCGGTGAACAGCTCGTAGAGCGTCACGCCGAGCGCGTAGAGGTCGGCGCGGTGATCGACGACGCGGTTCATGCGCCCCGTCTGCTCGGGCGCCATGTACGCGAGCGTTCCCTCGAGGGTGCCTGGCGCGGCGAGGCGCTGATCCTCCTGCGACAGACGCGTCGCATGGCCGAAGCCCATGAGCTCGACCTCGAGCGTCTCCTCGTCGACGAGCACGTTCGGCGGGCCGATGTCCTTGTGGATGATGCCCGCGAGGTGCACCCCCTCGAGCGCGCGCGCGATGGCGGCGCCGAGGCGCAGCGCGGGTCCGATCTCGAGGCGGCCCTCGCGCATTCGCTCGACGAGCGGCCGTTTCCCGGAGTCCGAAAGGACGATCGCGGCCCCGTTTCGGCAGGGGACGAGCCCGAGCGCCGCGGGCACGGCAGGCAGATCGAGGCCGCGCATCACCAGGAATTCGTGGCGGAGCCGCGCCACGTCCTTCGCGAGCGGATAGTCGTCGTTCAGCGCCTTCACGAGCACCGGCGCGCCGTCGACGTCGCGGTAGCCGCGATAGAGGGTCGTCACGTCGCCCTCGAAGAGGACCTCGGTGATGGTATGCCCCTCGAGCCAGAACATCGCCGTCGCTCGCGCCTCCGTGTCCCGCGTCCCCTCGCGCATCGGCGAGCGCAGAGGCCCCGCCTCGCCCGAGAGGCATCGACCCCCCGCGTCCTCGCGTCAACGGCGCTCTTGCGTCCTGGGCGCGCCCGAGCGGGAGGTTGTTCGTGAGGCCACACCGCGCTGAACACCGTCAAGCTTCGAGCGTGGCCGCGCGTTGGATGGGCCCCCGCGGTGCGTCCTCGGACAAACCCTCGGCCGAGGCTGGCGGGTGGGTAGCCCGTGGCGACGTGCAAGACGTGCACGGGCGCGCTCGGGGACGACTTCGACGGAAAGCCGTCCGAGCGAGCTGAATGCATTGCTGGGCCCGGGCGTTCCGTCCTGCGTATGAAATGTGGGTGAAAACAATAATCTGTGTTGAAGAGCCCGGCGTTCGGGACCTCGTCGCCTTATAGTCTCTCTCGATGAAACACGGAGGGCGAATGGGACCCCGGATCCTTCTCGTAGGGGCGAATGGCGAGCTCGCGGCCCGGACCAAGCGCGCCGCAGCGCGCGTCGACGCGTCGCTCGTCACCGCGGAGCTCACGAACGCGGAGGAGCAGACAAAAGCCTGCAAGCCGCACGTGATCGTGATGTCCAACGAGGTGTACGGCCTCGGTCCGTCGCGGATGGAGGCAATGGCCGAGCGAGCGCGCGCCGTGCTCGTCACCGTCGACGATGGCGGGCTCGATCTGGGAGAGCTGGAGATCCTGTTCAGCGCCGCGATGGCCGCCGCCGAGGAGCGGCGCGCGGGGCCCTGCGAGCCCGAGGGCGAGCGCGCGCCGGCCCCCACTCACCGCTGAGACGCCGGGTCGGCGGCCGGTTTGTCGGAGACATCCGACGCCGGCGGCTCCCCGGGCTCACCGCGGCTCGGCGGTCCCGGGATGGGATCGCCGTAGCCGACGCGGGCGGGCGCGCGGATGTCGACCTTGCCATTCCGCCCCTGCACCGTGCCGTCGTGCACGGCGGTCTGGTCCTCGGGGGCGTCCTGATTCGTGGGCTTGGAGTCGTCCATGCCCCGGGGACGAGCACGAAACGTGCTCACGGCTGCCGCCCAGGGCGAGACGCGAAGGCTCGGGTCGAGCTCGCTCGCCGGTGCTACGCTGGGCCGCACCGAGCCATGGCACGATTCCACGAGACGCTCATGGGCGTCTATTTCGACGACCTCGACGCTTTCCAGATCCTGCACAACGCCCGCTATTTGCTCCTTTTCGAGCGCACGATCGGCTCGTTCTGGAAGCACCTCGGCTGGGGCGGCGTCCTCGACGCGCAGAAAAACCCCGACCAGTATCACCTCGTCCGCGCCAACACCGTCGAATACCTCCGCCCGGTGGTGGGCGTCGGTGAGGTGCGGGTGCGCGTGTGGGTGGAGAAGCTCGGCCGCACGAGCCTGACGTTCGGGGTGCGCGTGCTCCCCACCGACCTCGACCAGGATTTCGCGCGCGGCACGCGGACGATCGTGCGCGTCGATCCCGTCACCCACCGGCCCGTCCCGTGGACCGACGGCTTTCGCGAGGTGCTGGCACCTTATCGCGCCGATATCGGCGATTGAAGGCGGGGGCGGCTCAGCGAGCCACGACGCGGCGGGCGCCTTCCCCGAGCGCCTCTTCGAGCCGAGACGCGATATCTCCGGCGAACGCGGTCTTCGGGAGCGCGCCGTCGGCGCGGCACGCGAATGCGAGCCGGCTCAAGGTCCCCTCGCTCATGTTGCTGCACAAAAGGACCCGCAGCCCCGGGCCGAAGCTGCCCCGGATCATGCGCACGAGCATCGGCCCATCGAGGCCCGGCATGTCGACGTCCATCAGGACGACCTGGCAGCCCGAACCTCGAATGGCCCCCAGCGTCCCGAAAGGGCCGCGGTGAAAATGCGCGATGAAGCCGGCCTTCGTGAGCACCGCCGTCGCGCTCTCGCCGAAGCGCGCATCATCGTCGACGATGAGCAATCGTCGACGCGCGTAGCCAGTTGCACGCATGGACAGTATCCTCCCCCCCGGAAGCCACGCCCACCCCCCGGCGATCGTGGCCCCGCTGCAAAGCTGCAAAGAAAACCCCGGCCCTCGGCGCGATCCCCCGAGATCGCGCCAAGAGCCCCCAGCTCGATAGACTAACCGATCGCAAACCGCTGATGAAGCATTGACTCATGGTCATTTGTTTGCGTGGCGGAGCTCGATTCGTAGTCAATAGTTCGGGCGCGCGGATCGCGCGCCGCGAGCCGGGGGGAGGAGACGTTACAGCGGTGCCGCATGTCGAGGGGAAGGTGGGCTCGCGCCGGATGAGCCGAGCGCCAGGGGGCCGCGCTCAGCGCGCGAGCGCCCAGGCGATCCCGGCCTGTAGCGTGCTGCGCGTGACGATACCGCCGAGGTCGGCGTCGAGGCCCACGAGCGTCTGCGCCACCTCGCCGCGCACGCCCGTGATCGCGACGCGCGCGCCGAGCAGCTTGCCCGCCCGCGCCGCCGCCACCAGCGCATTCGCCGCCGCCGCGTCCACCGTCCGCACGCCCGTGATGTCCAGGATCGCCGAGTGCGCGCGATGATGGTTGATACCTTGGAGCAGCGTATCCATGATCTGCGCCGCGCGTGTATTGTCCACGGTGCCGACGATGGGCATTGCAATCACGCCCTCGGCGATGGGCATGAGCGGCGTCGACAGCTCCAGCAGCGCCGCGTCCTGCGCCGCGATCACCTGCTGCTGAAGCTCCGCGCGCTCGTTGTCCATCTGCTTGCGCTGCGTGATGTCGGTGGCGATCATCGCCACGGCGACCACGTTCGATTCGCCGTCGAAGATCGGGAACTTGTTCGTGAGATAGGTCTGCTGCCCACCCTCCCGCTCGAACACATCCTCGAATAGACGGCCCTCGCCGGTCCGGATGACCTCCAGATCCTGCTCCCAGAGCGGCTTCGCCACCTCGGGCGGCAGGACGTCGAAATCGGTCGCGCCCAGCAGCTCCGACCGGGGCTTGGCAAAGAACGCCTCGAGGCCCCGATTGACGAGCAGGTAGCTGCCCTCGGGCGCCTTCACGAGGACGATGCTCGGCGAGTGGTCGATGACGGCGAGGGCCAGGCGCTGAGCGTCACGCAAGGAGCGCTCGCTGGCCTCCAGCTCGACAACGCGCGCGCGAAGGGCGGCGTTCTCCTGCTCGAGCGCCTCCACGGGTCGTCCGGCGCGGGGCGGTTCGTGCGAGGAATCTCCGCTCATACCGCGAGTTTACACGAACCGCGTCAGATTTCCCCTGCAGCCTGCTCACCCGCGAAGAGCTGCTCGAGCACCTCGTGCCAGCCCATTTGCCCCGTCTCCACCAGCTCGACCTGCAGCGACGAGGCCACGTGCGCGCCGGGTCGGATGCGCGGCGCGCGCACGAAAAGCAGCGAATGCAGGCGCCGCAAGATCCCCTCGTGCTCGGGGCTCGCCGAGAACGGCGGGGGCACCTCGCCATCCTTGACGATGTGCTCGATCGCCGTCGCGATCGAAGCGTCGTCTTCGCCTGTCTCCTCTTTCAGAACGTAAATGTCCTCCAGCATCGAGCGATATTCCATCGCCCAGTCGATGCAGCGCACGCGCGCGCCGGACAGCGCCTCGACGAGCCGCTCGGCCTCCTCGGTGCGCGCAAACGGCGTGTCGCGCAGGTCGAGCTCGACGAGGCTCGCCATGCGATAGAGCGCCCCCGGCACCGACGCGAGCGGGTTTCCCCGCAAATAGAGGCGCTGCAGGCCCGCGAGCCAGCCGATGCCCTCGGGGAGCGAGACGATCCCGGTGTCCTCGAGCCCGAGCTCCTCGAGCCCCTCGATCGCGAACACCACATCGGGCGGCCGGCCCTCGCTGCCGCCGAGGGGCGCGTGATCGACGCGCAGCGAGCGCAGGCGCGAGAGCGTGGCGAGCGCGTCGGGCAGGGCCGTGATGCGCGTCGATGCGGCCGAGAGCCTTCGCAGCGAGGCCAGCGAGGCGAGCGCTTCGGGCAGCGCGGCGATGGGGTTGTCGCCGATGTCGAGCTCCTCGAGCGCGCTCCACGCGTGGCCCTCGAGCGGCAGCGCTTCGATCCCGTTCCTGGCGAGGACGAGCGCGCGCAGCCCGGACATGCCGAGCAAGACGGGGGGCAGCGCCGTGAGCGCGTTCCCCGCGAGGACGAGCGATTCGAGCCGCGCGAGCCGCGCGAAGTCCGAGGGCAGCGACTCGATCTTGTTGTTGCCGAGGCCGAGCTCCGTGAGCGCGGCGAGCGCGGGCAGACCCGCAGGCAGCTCCTCGAGCCCGAGACCGTCGAGGGCGAGGCGCTCGAGCTGTCGCAGTGACAGAACGACCCGCGGCAGCCCCTCGAGCGGGTTCTTTCCGAGCCGCAGCGTGCGCAGGCCCGGCAGATCCGGGAGCCAGCGCGGCAGGTCGTCGAGGTTGTTCTGGCCGAGGTCGAGCACCTCGAGCGCGGCGAGGTCGCTCGCGGACGACGGCAGGGCTTGCAGCGCGTTGCTGCTGAGGTCGAGGACGCGCAGCTTGCCGAGCTTGCCGAGCTTTCTGGGCAGGTCGGTCAGCTCGTTGCGCTCGAGGACGAGGACCTCGAGATCGCCGAGCTCGCCGATCCATCCCGGCAGCTCGGTGAGGGCATTGCCGCTCAGATCGAGCTCGACGAGCCCGCGAAGCTCGCGGATCGCTTCGGGGACGTGGCCGAGGAGCAAGCCGCGAAGCGTGAGCTTTCCGGTCCGAACGGCGGTCTCCAGGCGCTCGGCGAGCATCGCTCGGGCGATGCTAGAAATACACGTTGGTGCTCGTCAAGCAGGGCT includes:
- a CDS encoding AAA family ATPase codes for the protein MREGTRDTEARATAMFWLEGHTITEVLFEGDVTTLYRGYRDVDGAPVLVKALNDDYPLAKDVARLRHEFLVMRGLDLPAVPAALGLVPCRNGAAIVLSDSGKRPLVERMREGRLEIGPALRLGAAIARALEGVHLAGIIHKDIGPPNVLVDEETLEVELMGFGHATRLSQEDQRLAAPGTLEGTLAYMAPEQTGRMNRVVDHRADLYALGVTLYELFTGSLPFAMDDPLGLVHAHIARAPAPPRELASDLPRAASDIVIKLLAKSADDRYQRARGVEADLAECAAQWEERGFVAPFPLGAHDLGENLVVPQKLYGREAERRELFTAFEAAVSGRLGLVVVTGPGGAGKSALVRELSRPTVARKGYFAAGGSDALAKGAPCAAMSAALSALVRQILAGPTEPVCVFVEELLRAFEPHGAPALGELVPELAVALGDRAPPVPLPATESQERLAVEVRALLAVAATRERPVVLFLDDLDDADRTSIDLVRALVADGSQRHLLLVVAHRDRAEEARPSPLDLRELGRGSVRVTEIALGPLPIGPVRRLLADAVGAPEERVASLADALLVATHGSPFFLREVLRALHAEGFVRFDTRAGAFTWDVELVRRRLGAAEARDFIRERIEALPRGARELVALAACLGQQFDLATLSLAAGRPAPRVAVELWPALEEGLVLPLSSDYCLASVVEEGGPPSAAALREIPYAFSHAHVRDAAGAFVPAEERPALHLRIGRLLVAREGRGIEAAPFAAVRQLNLGASAIVDPEERLSLAKLDLLAGRRAKAAGAFADAMDCFAAGLDAIGERDDVHDLWFTLRCELGECAVAFGPADAEIPLDEELTRRARTPTEQAMACKLRVTALVARQRPLDALAAGIEGLALLGIRMPEEEEEQRAAIAKKLRSIDERLQGRTIASLVFQPRAGDPATVAAMDLLHELFTPAYIASGAAARLIIVELVELSILHGHVEASAFAYVAYGMLLAVGLDRPEEGLAFGDLALALEEEPGGGRLACRVHLTYGAMSHVRRPRRLALIHFLRAAEGAIACGDLPCLSFATAETLAARFDLGDDLARACDEAERHLALVRGSRDRRVALGQAALLCLQTARCLLGRTSGRTSLTDDTFDEASYARSLETSSARREAFLYHALRTQLSLLHEDFPSAARHALEAAARTASIAGQFAATDHSFYFALALLLDRTAAPDERAARLAQVDEHIAVLARSAELCPENFERKWLLVSAERARAAGDELSAMTLFEKAIRAAAESGVCRDEALANELAARFHLDRRRDTVARAYMAEAYQAYLRWGATTKVEQLRERYGFLLPRRAKAASVARAAEVGASPGLIDLRAMMRATQAIADEVALEPLLDRVLRVIVESAGAQRAVLLLDRGAGLAVEAAMMLDPDRVLLGSAAAADVGWELPESVVEEVGRTRKAVVLGGSKGYDRFSEDPYLMEQRPRSLLCLAMAHRGRLLGVLVLENRFVEGAFSPARVEVALFVASQAAIAVENALLVANNQRLGDSLRRATERLEHEVVAHAETIERELAEKARAQEEKRALLDAMQAAEEARRAELSTPLLPITDEVVVMPLIGTFDEERAERAIAAALAGVGASGASVLIIDITGVQGVNARVVEALVGASRAIGLLGAEVVITGVRASVARMLLELGTDVGGLVTRTTLKGGIAYAFGRARARFS
- a CDS encoding acyl-CoA thioesterase, producing MARFHETLMGVYFDDLDAFQILHNARYLLLFERTIGSFWKHLGWGGVLDAQKNPDQYHLVRANTVEYLRPVVGVGEVRVRVWVEKLGRTSLTFGVRVLPTDLDQDFARGTRTIVRVDPVTHRPVPWTDGFREVLAPYRADIGD
- a CDS encoding response regulator, whose product is MRATGYARRRLLIVDDDARFGESATAVLTKAGFIAHFHRGPFGTLGAIRGSGCQVVLMDVDMPGLDGPMLVRMIRGSFGPGLRVLLCSNMSEGTLSRLAFACRADGALPKTAFAGDIASRLEEALGEGARRVVAR
- a CDS encoding PAS domain-containing protein; this translates as MSGDSSHEPPRAGRPVEALEQENAALRARVVELEASERSLRDAQRLALAVIDHSPSIVLVKAPEGSYLLVNRGLEAFFAKPRSELLGATDFDVLPPEVAKPLWEQDLEVIRTGEGRLFEDVFEREGGQQTYLTNKFPIFDGESNVVAVAMIATDITQRKQMDNERAELQQQVIAAQDAALLELSTPLMPIAEGVIAMPIVGTVDNTRAAQIMDTLLQGINHHRAHSAILDITGVRTVDAAAANALVAAARAGKLLGARVAITGVRGEVAQTLVGLDADLGGIVTRSTLQAGIAWALAR
- a CDS encoding leucine-rich repeat domain-containing protein; the protein is MLAERLETAVRTGKLTLRGLLLGHVPEAIRELRGLVELDLSGNALTELPGWIGELGDLEVLVLERNELTDLPRKLGKLGKLRVLDLSSNALQALPSSASDLAALEVLDLGQNNLDDLPRWLPDLPGLRTLRLGKNPLEGLPRVVLSLRQLERLALDGLGLEELPAGLPALAALTELGLGNNKIESLPSDFARLARLESLVLAGNALTALPPVLLGMSGLRALVLARNGIEALPLEGHAWSALEELDIGDNPIAALPEALASLASLRRLSAASTRITALPDALATLSRLRSLRVDHAPLGGSEGRPPDVVFAIEGLEELGLEDTGIVSLPEGIGWLAGLQRLYLRGNPLASVPGALYRMASLVELDLRDTPFARTEEAERLVEALSGARVRCIDWAMEYRSMLEDIYVLKEETGEDDASIATAIEHIVKDGEVPPPFSASPEHEGILRRLHSLLFVRAPRIRPGAHVASSLQVELVETGQMGWHEVLEQLFAGEQAAGEI